The stretch of DNA CCGGCGGTGTCCTCGTAGCCGCCCTGGCGGACCGTCGTGTTCGAGTCGTAGGCGACGCCGTGGTTGGTGTCGGCGGCCTGTCCGACGGTGTCTTCCTCCTTGTCGGGGATGTCGACGAAGACGACCTCGTCGGCGATGTCCCGGAGCGCGATGTTGTAGCCTGCGGCGGCACCGACCGTTCCGGCGGCACCGACCACGCTTACCTTTGTCATAGCGTTCGCAACGGGACCCGCGCGAACGTTAAACGTGTCGAAACCCCACACACCGGGCCTGGCGTGGTCGGCCCGATACCCGTAAACGGTTTTCGCGGCGACGGCGTTTGGACGGATATGAGCGACTTCGACAAGGAGGCCGAACGCGAGAAACTCCGCGAGAAGTTCGAGAAAGAGGAGGACAAGCGCGCCGCCACCGAGCAGATGAGCGAGCTGCTCCTGAAGGGGGCGACGATGACCAACGCCCACTGCTCGGACTGTGGCGACCCGGTCTTCCGGTACGACGGCCAGGAGTTCTGCCCGTCCTGTCAGAAACCGGTCGCCCGCGATCAGGGGGAGTCGGGCGACGCCGACGACGAGAGCTCGGACGACGCCGACGACGAGCAGATCCAGGTCGCCGACCCAAGCGACCAGGCCCGCGTCCAGTTCGGCGGGCAGGACCAGTCGGCCGACGCCGAGGCGGGCGGCCCGGCCGACGACGACACAGGACAGGTCGACGCGAACGCCGATCGCTCCGACGAGCAGGCGACGGCCCCCGACCCCTCCACCGGGGCCGACCCGTCCCGGCAGGTCCCGTCGGCGGACCCCGAACACACTCCAGACGAAATTAGGGGTGGAGAGACGAACCAACGACCCGAGCGCGAGCGACAGCCCGATCGACGGTCCGAAACCGCCGATCGAGCGTCCGAACCGCGTCGTGAGACCGAACCCGCTCCCGAACGCACCCCCTCTGTTTCACCTCGAACGTCCGACGACGCCGACGCGGCGCTGGCGGAGGCGGAGTCGCTGCTCGCCGAGACGGTCCGCCGGTTCGCCGAGCGGGCGGCGGCCACGGACGACCCCCGTCGGGCGCGCGAACACCTCGCCGCGGCACGCGAGGCGGCGGACGCGCTGGACGCGACCCGGTTCTAGCTGTCAGCGCCGATCTCCCCGGACGGGTCGGCGGTCTCGCCGTCCCGCCGTGCGTCAACGCGGGCCAGCAGCGAGTCGATCGTCGGGGCGTCCCGTGGGGTCGGCTCGTCGTGGCGGGGGACGATCCGGAGCCGATCGTCCACGCACTCGAAGACGGCGACGCCGGGGAGCCGCGGGAGCGTCCGCCGGACCGACCGGAAGGCGTCGAACTCGTCCGGCGTGCCGCCGTCGGCGATCTCGACCCGGGG from Haloarcula litorea encodes:
- a CDS encoding Sjogren's syndrome/scleroderma autoantigen 1 family protein, producing MSDFDKEAEREKLREKFEKEEDKRAATEQMSELLLKGATMTNAHCSDCGDPVFRYDGQEFCPSCQKPVARDQGESGDADDESSDDADDEQIQVADPSDQARVQFGGQDQSADAEAGGPADDDTGQVDANADRSDEQATAPDPSTGADPSRQVPSADPEHTPDEIRGGETNQRPERERQPDRRSETADRASEPRRETEPAPERTPSVSPRTSDDADAALAEAESLLAETVRRFAERAAATDDPRRAREHLAAAREAADALDATRF